In Monodelphis domestica isolate mMonDom1 chromosome 4, mMonDom1.pri, whole genome shotgun sequence, one DNA window encodes the following:
- the LOC130458921 gene encoding zinc finger protein 845-like — MYTGEKFYKCPQCRKAFNKSSKLILHQRIHVGENPYECNDCGKGFRHRSKLNIHRRAHTRKNPYQCNDCGKMFINDSKLILHQRIHTGEKPFKCNDCGKVFSHRSKLIIHKRIHTGEKPFKCHDCGKAFIRSSHLLQHQRIHTDEKPFQCHDCGKAFNQNSHLLQHQRIHTGEKPFKCDDCGKAFNQNSNLSVHQRIHTSERPFQCNDCGKAFNRSSHLLQHQRIHSGEKPFKCDDCGKAFNQNSHLLQHQRIHTGEKPFQCHGTGKAFNPNSNISIHQRIHNIERLFKCNDCGKAFKQSSHLLQHQRIHTGEKPFQCHDCGKAFNQNSNLSVHQRIHTGEKPFQCHDCGKAFNQNSHLLRHQRIHTGEKPFKCNDCEKAFNRSSHLLQHQRIHTGEKPFKCNDCEKAFNRSSHLLQHQRIHTGEKPFKCDDCEKAFNRSSHLLQHQRIHTGEKPFKCNDCEKAFNQSSHLLQHQRIHSGEKPFKCDDCEKAFNQSSNLLQHQRIHSGEKPFKCDDCGKAFNQNSHLLQHQSIHTGEKPFKCNDCEKAFNGSSTLLKHQRIHTGEKPFKCNDCGKAFNQNSHLLQHQRIHTGEKPFQCNDCGKAFNQSSNLLKHQRIHTGEKPFKCNDCGKAFNRSSNLIVHQRIHTGKLIKKS; from the coding sequence ATGTATACTGGAGAGAAATTCTACAAGTGCCCTCAATGTaggaaagcttttaataaaagctcaaaactcattttacatcagagaattcatgttGGAGAAAACCCTTATGAATGCAATGACTGTGGGAAAGGTTTCCGTCATAGGTCAAAACTTAACATACATCGGAGAGCACATACTAGAAAAAATCCTTATCAATGCAATGActgtgggaaaatgtttattaatgactcaaaacttattttgcatcagaggattcatactggtgagaagccttttaaatgcAATGATTGTGGGAAAGTCTTCAGTCATAGGTCAAAACTTATTATACacaagagaattcatactggtgagaaaccttttaaatgtcatgattgtgggaaggcctttattcggagttcccacctccttcaacaccagagaattcatactgatgagaagccatttcaatgtcatgattgtgggaaggcctttaatcagaattcccacctccttcaacaccagagaattcatactggtgagaagccatttaaatgtgatgattgtgggaaggcctttaatcagaattccaacctctctgttcaccaaagaattcatactagTGAGAGGCCGtttcaatgtaatgattgtggtaaggcctttaatcggagttcccacctccttcaacaccagagaattcatagtggtgagaagccatttaaatgtgatgattgtgggaaggcctttaatcagaattcccacctccttcaacaccagagaattcatactggtgagaagccatttcaatgtcatggtactgggaaggcctttaatccgAATTCCAACATCTCTATTCACCAAAGAATTCATAATATTGAGAGgctatttaaatgtaatgattgtgggaaagcctttaaacagagttcccacctccttcaacaccaaagaattcatactggtgagaagccatttcaatgtcatgattgtgggaaggcctttaatcagaattccaacctctctgttcaccaaagaatacatactggtgagaagccatttcaatgtcatgattgtgggaaggcctttaatcagaattcccacctccttcggcaccagagaattcatactggtgagaagccttttaaatgtaatgattgtgagaaggcctttaatcggagttcccacctccttcaacaccagagaattcatactggtgagaagccttttaaatgtaatgattgtgagaaggcctttaatcggagttcccacctccttcaacaccagagaattcatactggtgagaagccatttaaatgtgatgattgtgagaaggcctttaatcggagttcccacctccttcaacaccagagaattcatactggtgagaagccttttaaatgtaatgattgtgagaaggcctttaatcagagttcccacctccttcaacaccagagaattcatagtggtgagaagccttttaaatgtgatgattgtgagaaggcctttaatcagagttccaacctccttcaacaccagagaattcatagtggtgagaagccatttaaatgtgatgattgtgggaaggcctttaatcagaattcccacctccttcaGCACCAGAGTAtccatactggtgagaagccttttaaatgtaatgattgtgagaAGGCCTTTAATGGGAGTTCTACCCTCCttaaacaccagagaattcatactggtgagaagccatttaaatgtaatgattgtgggaaggcctttaatcagaattcccacctccttcagcaccagagaattcatactggtgagaagccatttcaatgtaatgattgtggtaaggcctttaatcagagttccaACCTCCttaaacaccagagaattcatactggtgagaagccatttaaatgtaatgattgtgggaaggcctttaatcggagttcaaatttaattgtccatcagagaattcatactggaaagctcattaaaaaatcatga